The Antedon mediterranea chromosome 7, ecAntMedi1.1, whole genome shotgun sequence genome has a segment encoding these proteins:
- the LOC140054291 gene encoding charged multivesicular body protein 2b-like isoform X3: MSGRNKEMRKNGKALNKTHREMEHEREKLEKEEHNLELAIQRAAKKGDKQTCTILAKQLVNLRKTKTRSYGASAKVSAVKTQAKTMQSTKTLATAMGSKTKGMVAMNKQMSTEKVDQITQKYGSESAKSDRKQESMDDTLEDLLTESGDEEEETRAI, encoded by the exons ATGAGTGGACGAAATAAAG AAATGCGAAAAAATGGCAAAGCACTAAACAAAACTCATAGAGAAATGGAACATGAACGCGAAAAACTTGAAAAAGAAGAACACAATTTA gaATTGGCAATACAAAGAGCAGCAAAAAAAGGAGACAAACAG ACATGTACAATTTTAGCAAAACAACTTGTAAAtctaagaaaaacaaaaacaagatcTTATGGAGCATCAGCAAAGGTATCAGCGGTGAAAACACAGGCTAAG ACAATGCAATCTACAAAGACACTGGCCACAGCAATGGGAAGCAAAACTAAG gGAATGGTGGCCATGAATAAGCAAATGTCAACTGAAAAGGTAGACCAGATAACGCAGAAATATGGAAGCGAATCTGCCAAGTCGGATAGGAAACAAGAAtcaa TGGATGATACTTTAGAAGATCTTCTTACCGAGTCTGGAGACGAAGAAGAGGAAACGAGAGCAATC TAA
- the LOC140054291 gene encoding charged multivesicular body protein 2b-like isoform X1 codes for MSGRNKEMRKNGKALNKTHREMEHEREKLEKEEHNLELAIQRAAKKGDKQTCTILAKQLVNLRKTKTRSYGASAKVSAVKTQAKTMQSTKTLATAMGSKTKGMVAMNKQMSTEKVDQITQKYGSESAKSDRKQESMDDTLEDLLTESGDEEEETRAIVSKALKDL; via the exons ATGAGTGGACGAAATAAAG AAATGCGAAAAAATGGCAAAGCACTAAACAAAACTCATAGAGAAATGGAACATGAACGCGAAAAACTTGAAAAAGAAGAACACAATTTA gaATTGGCAATACAAAGAGCAGCAAAAAAAGGAGACAAACAG ACATGTACAATTTTAGCAAAACAACTTGTAAAtctaagaaaaacaaaaacaagatcTTATGGAGCATCAGCAAAGGTATCAGCGGTGAAAACACAGGCTAAG ACAATGCAATCTACAAAGACACTGGCCACAGCAATGGGAAGCAAAACTAAG gGAATGGTGGCCATGAATAAGCAAATGTCAACTGAAAAGGTAGACCAGATAACGCAGAAATATGGAAGCGAATCTGCCAAGTCGGATAGGAAACAAGAAtcaa TGGATGATACTTTAGAAGATCTTCTTACCGAGTCTGGAGACGAAGAAGAGGAAACGAGAGCAATCGTAAGCAAAGCATTAAAAGACCTTTGA
- the LOC140054291 gene encoding charged multivesicular body protein 2b-like isoform X2, with translation MSGRNKEMRKNGKALNKTHREMEHEREKLEKEEHNLELAIQRAAKKGDKQTCTILAKQLVNLRKTKTRSYGASAKVSAVKTQAKTMQSTKTLATAMGSKTKGMVAMNKQMSTEKVDQITQKYGSESAKSDRKQESMDDTLEDLLTESGDEEEETRAIK, from the exons ATGAGTGGACGAAATAAAG AAATGCGAAAAAATGGCAAAGCACTAAACAAAACTCATAGAGAAATGGAACATGAACGCGAAAAACTTGAAAAAGAAGAACACAATTTA gaATTGGCAATACAAAGAGCAGCAAAAAAAGGAGACAAACAG ACATGTACAATTTTAGCAAAACAACTTGTAAAtctaagaaaaacaaaaacaagatcTTATGGAGCATCAGCAAAGGTATCAGCGGTGAAAACACAGGCTAAG ACAATGCAATCTACAAAGACACTGGCCACAGCAATGGGAAGCAAAACTAAG gGAATGGTGGCCATGAATAAGCAAATGTCAACTGAAAAGGTAGACCAGATAACGCAGAAATATGGAAGCGAATCTGCCAAGTCGGATAGGAAACAAGAAtcaa TGGATGATACTTTAGAAGATCTTCTTACCGAGTCTGGAGACGAAGAAGAGGAAACGAGAGCAATC aagtga
- the LOC140054290 gene encoding uncharacterized protein, producing the protein MWKFLKKFRRKKGKEKTVRRKKGDDQSKGVQNSATSALATQRKFKRGKRKEQHTLSDSTMNSIERGLERDRRELKRDEQKIENDIKKAEKRGDKQTCKSLQKHQQVLRTANANSHKTSANVSAVRTQAKTMQSTKTVVTAMENTTKAIKAMNKQMPCKQIANQMHAFERESNAMTEAQELMDLLESGDVE; encoded by the exons ATGTGgaaatttctaaaaaaatttaGACGAAAAAAGg GAAAAGAAAAAACTGTGAGAAGAAAAAAAGGAGATGATCAG TCTAAAGGTGTACAGAATTCTGCGACAAGTGCTTTGGCGACACAAAGAAAATTTAAACGCGGAAAAAGAAAAGAACAACACACC TTATCCGATTCTACGATGAACTCAATAGAGAGAGGCCTTGAACGTGACAGAAGAGAACTTAAAAGAGACGAACAAAAAATC GAAAATGATATAAAGAAAGCTGAAAAGCGAGGGGATAAACAG ACATGCAAAtctttacaaaaacatcaacaagTTTTGAGAACAGCAAACGCGAACTCGCATAAAACATCAGCAAATGTGTCAGCAGTAAGAACGCAAGCTAAG ACAATGCAATCTACAAAGACAGTTGTCACAGCAATGGAAAACACTACTAag GCAATAAAAGCAATGAATAAACAGATGCCGTGTAAGCAGATAGCCAATCAAATGCATGCGTTTGAGAGAGAAAGCAACGCAATGACCGAGGCACAAGAATTAA TGGATCTTCTAGAATCTGGAGATGTCGAGTAA
- the LOC140055033 gene encoding uncharacterized protein, with protein MWNFLKKKEQQTDGRRRREENRGVQSPAVRSTQKNQREIRKQQRKLKREKQRAEKRENRKVQRDLKREIRKLEREERKIEKEMRRSDRRNYTKTSATLQQHLVNLLKVKSICNAVRAQAKENEKRRATRRGDRPPTQPTESLVTLLRNASEVMGAMHKKMPPEQLANIIQEFQTEFERITEAQQLVMVHS; from the exons ATGTggaattttttaaagaaaaaag aACAACAGACAGACGGTAGGAGGAGAAGAGAAGAAAATAGG GGTGTACAAAGTCCTGCGGTAAGGTCGACACAGAAAAACCAACGTGAAATAagaaaacaacaaagaaaactG AAAAGAGAGAAACAGAGAGcagaaaaaagagaaaatagAAAG GTACAGAGAGACCTTAAACGTGAAATAAGGAAGCTTGAAAGAGAAGAAAGAAAAATC gAAAAAGAAATGCGGAGATCGGATCGAAGAAACTATACAAAG acAAGTGCAACTTTACAACAACATCTTGTAAATTTGCTGAAAGTAAAATCAATATGTAATGCAGTGAGAGCACAGGCAAAG GAAAACGAAAAACGGAGAGCGACAAGAAGAGGGGATAGGCCTCCTACACAG CCTACAGAATCACTTGTCACATTATTGAGAAACGCATCTGag GTAATGGGTGCAATGCATAAGAAGATGCCACCTGAACAGTTGGCCAACATCATACAGGAGTTTCAGACAGAGTTCGAAAGAATCACCGAGGCACAACAATTAG tcatgGTTCATTCTTAG
- the LOC140054289 gene encoding charged multivesicular body protein 2b-like, translating to MNVFRKPNEKEIMRKNDKALRKTQRDLERDRGKLEREEKKLELEIQRAAKRGDKQTCTILAKQLVNMRKAKTRSYGASAKVSAVKTQAKTMQSTKTLATAMGNTTKAMGAMNKQISPQQIAQTMQNFEKESTKMAMTEELMDDTLEDLLTESGDEEEQEAIVNRVLDEIGIEVSGKLAEAPSAHKGSLADSNAAKDAELEAKLAKLLQVNDD from the exons ATGAATGTATTTAGGAAACCAAATGAAAAAG AAATTATGCGAAAAAATGACAAAGCACTACGAAAAACACAAAGGGACCTGGAACGTGACCGAGGAAAACTtgaaagagaagaaaaaaaatta GAACTGGAAATACAAAGAGCAGCAAAAAGAGGAGACAAACAG ACATGTACAATTTTAGCAAAACAACTTGTAAATATGAGGAAAGCAAAAACAAGATCTTACGGAGCATCAGCAAAGGTATCAGCGGTAAAAACACAGGCTAAG ACAATGCAATCTACAAAGACACTTGCCACAGCAATGGGAAACACAACTAAG gcaATGGGTGCAATGAATAAACAAATATCACCTCAACAGATAGCCCAGACAATGCAGAACTTTGAGAAAGAGTCAACCAAGATGGCTATGACAGAGGAATTAA tgGATGATACTTTAGAAGATCTTCTTACGGAATCTGGAGATGAGGAAGAACAGGAGGCAATTGTAAATAGAGTTTTGGATGAAATTGGCATTGAAGTTTCTGGCAAG CTTGCAGAGGCACCATCAGCTCATAAAGGATCATTGGCCGATAGTAATGCAGCCAAGGATGCAGAATTAGAGGCAAAGCTAGCAAAATTATTACAAGTGAATGATGATTAG